A window of Brettanomyces nanus chromosome 2, complete sequence contains these coding sequences:
- the UBA1 gene encoding E1 ubiquitin-activating protein (BUSCO:EOG093409VB): MTEKMQVDPKPIDEGLYSRQLYVLGKEAMQKMAKSKVLIIGLKGLGIEIAKNVALAGVKSLDIYDPTIVTLPDLSSQFFLRQDDIGKSRAEASLPRLAELNSYVPISIINELTENSIAQYQVIVATETPLARQLEINEITHAKGIRFIAADVRGLFGQAFVDFGDSFVVFDKDGEEPKTGLISDIETDGTVTTLEATRHNLEDGDYVNFSEIQGISKLTDGSVFKVRVLGPYAFKIEGFDKSWGTYIRGGVFAQVKVPFSIKFGKLVDQLVHPEFVQSDFAKFDRNEQIHLGFRALHLFQGSHSGELPRAHNEEDAEELVNITEKLAQSNVDLLKGTSLDTDLIKELSYGSRGDLPAMNAFYGGLIAQEVLKACSGKFGPLKQWLYFDSLESLPESKEYQRTQETCKPINSRYDNQIAVFGVTFMKRVANLKIFLVGSGAIGCEMLKNWALMGLGSGPEGKIFITDNDSIEKSNLNRQFLFRNYDVGKGKSEMAAKAVSVMNPDLAGHIDTRIDKVCPETESIFNDKFWENLDFVTNALDNVEARSYVDRRCVFFKKPLLESGTLGTKGNTQVIIPMLTESYTSSRDPPEKSIPLCTLRSFPNKIDHTIAWAKSLFEGYFHEAPENVNQYLTQPNFVQSVLKQSGDVKGVLETIDNYLSRERPYTFDDCIRWSREQFEQKYSYDIKQLLYNFPKDAVNSKGEPFWSPPKRAPTPLEFDIDNQDHFHFVVGGANLLAFVYGLKGDEGSADKARYSQVISKMQITPFTPKTNLTIQVDENEPDPAASIAHDQSELEKLSSSLPTPSSLAGYRLNSVEFEKDDDTNHHIEFITSASNCRALNYDIEPADRSKTKFIAGRIIPAIATTTALVTGLVCLELYKVVDGKMDLEKYKNGFINLALPFFGFSEPVASPKGKFNNKEFDRIWYRFDVYGNMTLEQLLKTFEEKEGLTITMIAYDVSLLYASFHPPKKVKERLPMAITQLIETVSKKSVPSDKKNLVLEICCEDKNEEDVEVPFVCVHLGN, from the coding sequence ATGACTGAGAAAATGCAGGTTGATCCAAAACCTATTGATGAAGGTCTCTACTCTCGTCAGCTTTACGTTTTAGGTAAAGAGGCCATGCAGAAGATGGCCAAATCCAAAGTGTTGATCATTGGCTTGAAAGGTCTCGGTATAGAGATTGCTAAAAATGTTGCTCTTGCCGGTGTCAAATCCTTGGATATATATGATCCTACTATCGTCACCCTACCGGATCTTTCGTCTCAATTTTTCCTACGCCAGGACGATATAGGTAAGTCACGTGCTGAGGCATCGCTACCTCGTTTGGCTGAACTCAACAGCTATGTTCCGatcagcatcatcaatgagCTAACGGAGAACTCTATTGCTCAGTATCAGGTTATCGTTGCCACCGAGACCCCATTGGCCCGTCAATTGGAGATCAATGAGATAACGCATGCCAAGGGAATTAGGTttattgctgctgatgTTCGAGGTTTGTTTGGTCAGGCCTTTGTCGACTTTGGAGACTCCTTTGTTGTCTTTGATAAGGATGGTGAGGAGCCTAAAACTGGTCTTATTTCTGATATTGAGACTGATGGCACAGTTACCACTTTAGAGGCCACTCGTCATAACTTGGAGGACGGTGATTACGTCAATTTCTCTGAGATTCAGGGCATTTCCAAGCTTACCGATGGTTCTGTCTTTAAGGTTCGTGTGTTGGGTCCCTACGCCTTTAAAATTGAGGGTTTCGATAAATCATGGGGCACCTACATTCGTGGTGGTGTCTTTGCTCAGGTTAAAGTACCATTCTCCATTAAATTCGGAAAGTTAGTTGATCAATTGGTACATCCAGAATTTGTTCAGTCCGATTTTGCCAAATTCGACAGAAACGAGCAAATTCACCTTGGTTTCCGTgctcttcatcttttccagGGATCACACAGCGGCGAGTTGCCCCGGGCACATAATGAGGAGgatgctgaagaattggttAATATCACAGAGAAGCTTGCACAGTCTAATGTCGATCTTCTGAAAGGTACATCCCTTGACACTGATTTAATCAAGGAACTTTCGTATGGCTCTCGTGGCGATCTTCCTGCTATGAATGCGTTTTATGGTGGCTTGATTGCCCAAGAAGTTCTTAAAGCATGCTCAGGCAAATTTGGACCTTTGAAACAATGGTTATACTTTGACTCGTTGGAATCTTTACCGGAATCTAAAGAATACCAGAGAACTCAAGAGACTTGTAAGCCAATCAACAGCCGTTACGATAACCAGATAGCTGTATTTGGTGTAACATTCATGAAGAGAGTGGccaacttgaagatattTTTGGTTGGCTCTGGTGCCATTGGTTGtgagatgttgaagaattgggCTCTTATGGGATTGGGATCTGGCCCTGAAGGTAAAATCTTTATTACAGATAACGATTCTATTGAGAAGTCTAACTTGAATCGTCAATTTTTATTCAGAAACTATGATGTTGGTAAGGGTAAATCCGAGATGGCAGCAAAGGCTGTGTCCGTGATGAACCCAGATCTGGCAGGTCATATTGATACTAGAATAGATAAGGTGTGTCCGGAGACTGAGAGCATTTTCAACGACAAGTTTTGGGAAAATTTGGACTTTGTCACGAATGCCTTGGATAATGTTGAGGCCAGATCCTATGTTGATCGTCGTTGTgtctttttcaagaagcCTTTACTCGAGTCCGGTACCTTAGGTACAAAGGGTAATACTCAGGTAATCATTCCAATGCTTACCGAGTCCTATACTTCGTCTCGTGATCCTCCAGAGAAGTCTATTCCTCTCTGTACTTTGCGTTCTTTCCCAAACAAGATTGACCACACAATTGCCTGGGCAAAGTCTCTGTTTGAAGGCTACTTCCACGAGGCTCCGGAAAATGTTAACCAGTATCTTACTCAACCCAACTTTGTTCAGTCAGTGTTGAAACAGAGTGGAGACGTCAAAGGCGTGCTTGAGACCATTGATAACTATCTCTCTAGGGAAAGGCCCTATACTTTTGACGACTGCATTCGATGGTCACGTGAACAGTTCGAGCAGAAGTATTCCTATGACATCAAGCAATTGCTTTACAACTTTCCGAAGGATGCGGTCAATTCCAAAGGTGAACCTTTTTGGTCCCCTCCCAAAAGGGCTCCTACGCCATTGGAATTTGATATCGACAACCAAGACCACTTCCACTTTGTTGTTGGTGGGGCCAATCTACTTGCCTTCGTGTATGGTTTGAAGGGTGACGAAGGATCTGCTGATAAAGCCCGATACTCTCAAGTTATTAGTAAGATGCAGATTACTCCATTCACTCCAAAAACAAACTTGACCATTCAGGTGGACGAGAACGAACCAGATCCTGCAGCTTCAATAGCCCACGATCAGAGTGAACTTGAGAAATTGTCTTCCAGCTTGCCTACACCATCTTCTCTTGCCGGCTATCGATTGAACtctgttgaatttgagaaGGATGACGATACTAATCACCATATCGAGTTTATCACTTCTGCATCGAACTGTAGAGCTCTAAACTATGACATTGAACCTGCTGATAGAAGCAAGACAAAGTTTATTGCAGGTCGAATCATCCCTGCCATTGCTACCACCACAGCATTGGTTACAGGATTGGTTTGTTTGGAACTATACAAGGTTGTCGATGGCAAAATGGATTTGGAAAAGTACAAAAATGGATTTATTAACTTAGCACTCCCATTTTTTGGCTTCAGTGAACCAGTAGCTTCTCCAAAGGGGAAGTTCAACAACAAGGAGTTTGATAGGATCTGGTACAGATTCGATGTGTATGGTAATATGACTTTGGAGCAGCTTTTGAAGACCTTCGAAGAAAAGGAAGGCTTGACTATCACTATGATTGCATACGATGTGTCTTTATTGTATGCCTCGTTCCATCCCCCTAAGAAAGTCAAAGAAAGACTACCGATGGCTATCACTCAATTAATTGAAACTGTCAGTAAGAAGTCTGTTCCGAGTGATAAAAAGAATCTTGTGTTAGAGATCTGTTGTGAGGATaagaacgaagaagatgttgaggTTCCATTTGTTTGCGTTCATTTGGGAAATTGA
- a CDS encoding uncharacterized protein (MEROPS:MER0001882~BUSCO:EOG093429E9), whose translation MGAVKVIIRNAGKTYPIEVNLEEPGVSFKKQIYEATNIPLERQKVLLKGGKLRDDSDLNKFNLKENQSIMVLGTPLEQKLEKPKERVQFVEDLSKEERDFNPNDTPSGLINLGNTCYLNSSLQTLFDIKEVRDDLGKMTANPLESASSDKTLVFHMKELFNKMENKKQKVTPLNFLTSLRLTFPQFSERGEQGFYKQQDAEEAYSQILNMLLGRFPDLRNYFEIHMKTSTKCLEAEEAVTSGHEESMKLSCHINIHTNFLKDGLQNDMKEKIEKHNDSLDKNCVYEITRTITRLPKYLTVHFVRFFWKRETGKKSKILRKIQFPFELDVTDLLDESVKEDKIKARESIYKVEKANEEEKMTFKKAKPSQKLTSREQYAKRREELAKMKKKWSENFAKALPTSYEALSGENPSPLYGLNAIIAHQGSSADSGHYQAFIRDPEDLEGDRWYKFNDDKVSVVNREKIQSLAGGSEGDSALILIYKGVGLD comes from the coding sequence ATGGGAGCCGTTAAAGTGATTATCAGGAATGCAGGTAAGACTTACCCAATTGAGGTAAATCTTGAAGAGCCTGGAGTATCATTCAAGAAACAGATATATGAGGCCACCAATATTCCACTCGAGCGTCAGAAAGTTCTACTTAAAGGAGGCAAATTGCGGGATGATTCGGATCTGAACAAGTTTaacttgaaggagaatcAGTCAATTATGGTTTTAGGAACACCGTTGGAGCAGAAGTTGGAAAAACCCAAGGAAAGGGTTCAATTTGTGGAAGATCTGAGCAAGGAAGAGCGCGATTTCAACCCAAATGACACTCCATCTGGCTTAATAAACTTGGGAAACACGTGTTATTTGAATTCTTCGTTGCAGACGTTGTTTGATATTAAGGAGGTTCGTGATGACCTTGGAAAAATGACTGCCAATCCTTTGGAAAGCGCAAGTTCTGACAAGACACTTGTTTTCCATATGAAGGAATTGTTTAATAAGATGGAaaacaagaaacaaaaggTGACTCCATTGAACTTTCTTACCTCCTTAAGGCTCACATTTCCTCAGTTTAGTGAAAGAGGTGAACAGGGTTTCTATAAGCAGCAAGATGCCGAGGAGGCATACTCTCAAATCCTTAATATGTTACTTGGACGGTTCCCTGATCTTCGTAACtactttgaaattcataTGAAGACAAGTACAAAGTGCTTGGAAGCCGAGGAGGCTGTAACTTCTGGCCACGAAGAATCAATGAAACTAAGCTGTCATATCAATATTCATACCAATTTCCTCAAGGATGGTTTACAGAATGatatgaaggagaaaattGAGAAGCACAACGATTCTTTGGATAAGAATTGCGTATATGAGATCACTAGAACTATCACACGTCTTCCAAAGTATCTTACTGTTCATTTTGTTAGGTTTTTCTGGAAGAGAGAGACCGGAAAGAAGTCGAAGATCCTTAGAAAGATTCAGTTCCCCTTTGAACTAGATGTGACGGATTTGTTAGATGAAAGCGTCAAGGAAGATAAGATAAAGGCTCGTGAATCCATTTATAAAGTGGAAAAGGcaaacgaagaagagaagatgacaTTTAAGAAGGCAAAGCCTTCACAGAAATTAACCAGTAGAGAACAGTACGCCAAAAGGCGTGAAGAGTTGGCtaaaatgaagaagaaatggtCTGAGAATTTTGCCAAGGCACTACCTACTTCATATGAAGCACTATCGGGAGAAAATCCATCCCCGTTGTATGGACTCAATGCCATTATAGCTCACCAGGGATCATCTGCTGATTCTGGCCATTATCAGGCCTTTATCAGAGACCCAGAAGATTTAGAAGGCGATAGATGGTACAAGTTTAACGATGATAAAGTGAGTGTGGTTAATAGAGAGAAGATCCAGAGTTTGGCAGGAGGTTCGGAAGGAGATTCTGCACTTATATTGATTTATAAGGGAGTTGGATTGGATTAA
- a CDS encoding uncharacterized protein (BUSCO:EOG0934205T), producing the protein MTKQKGVDYSFRLKLGCFIQVIVFFSMTLSVLLPKNWTHFYFAFVMFNVLISAVGACLAQVGIIALVNIQGSLYANANVVGNALAGVLPSVSMIVAVLTNGHDTQNRAYEAAKYFLTSVAVTLTSLILLVVMERAESYSTSSLHANDESCDTSTTEYVSFHHLWSLLGLVETTIIITFSITLAFPIFASAIESPTVDKKVFIPLVFLIWNLGDLTGRIVCAWPFFVLKTQSKMIGYSLLRLLFIPLFLGCNIRGHGSGWIDDFFYILLQFLFGFTNGQLFSSSFMLIGQLLRTEDEKKAAGGFTALVINVSLLLGSIMSYLVVYMIGGRVSPKSFLFV; encoded by the exons ATGACT aagcagaaaggtGTTGATTATTCATTCAGATTAAAGCTTGGGTGCTTTATCCAGGTGattgtcttcttttctatgaCCCTCAGTGTCCTGTTGCCGAAGAACTGGACTCATTTCTACTTTGCATTTGTCATGTTCAACGTCTTAATCAGTGCTGTTGGTGCATGCTTGGCTCAGGTGGGTATTATTGCACTAGTAAATATTCAAGGATCGTTGTATGCGAATGCAAACGTTGTTGGTAACGCTCTGGCTGGAGTTCTACCGTCGGTTTCCATGATAGTGGCTGTTCTAACAAACGGTCATGATACCCAGAATAGAGCTTATGAGGCTGCTAAATACTTCCTCACGAGTGTTGCCGTTACATTGACTTCTTTAATACTTTTGGTGGTCATGGAACGTGCAGAATCTTATTCTACAAGCTCACTTCATGCCAATGATGAATCCTGTGATACTTCTACAACCGAGTATGTCtctttccatcatctcTGGTCCCTCTTGGGACTTGTCGAAACAACTATTATAATAACTTTCTCAATAACCTTGGCCTTTCCCATCTTTGCATCAGCTATAGAATCTCCCACTGTTGATAAGAAGGTTTTCATCCCTCTAGTCTTCCTAATCTGGAATTTAGGGGACTTGACAGGACGGATTGTATGTGCCTGGCCGTTCTTTGTTCTCAAAACTCAGTCTAAAATGATTGGTTACTCATTGCTTCGTCTTTTGTTTATTCCTCTATTTCTTGGCTGCAACATTAGGGGTCATGGTAGTGGCTGGATCGATGACTTCTTTTACATTTTacttcaatttctctttggattcaCTAATGGCCAGCTTTTCTCCTCAAGTTTCATGCTTATTGGTCAATTGCTAAGAactgaggatgaaaagaaggctGCTGGTGGTTTTACTGCTTTGGTCATCAACGTTTCCCTTCTTCTAGGAAGTATAATGAGCTATCTAGTCGTCTATATGATCGGCGGTCGTGTGTCACCcaaatcctttctttttgtgTAA
- a CDS encoding uncharacterized protein (BUSCO:EOG09344N6A) has translation MQTYSEHNGLPLFMGITNEASQQLNKIAKQDNEPNRALRISVESGGCHGFQYVFKLTDTGEYNAEDGGDTLFIRGGAKVLIDKTSLEILRDSKVDYVHELIGSQFKVVDSPYSKSSCGCGSSFDIDFDKLEAAGSS, from the exons ATGCAGACA TACAGTGAGCATAATGGCCTTCCCCTATTTATGGGCATTACTAATGAAGCCAGCCAACAACTAAATAAAATCGCTAAGCAGGACAATGAACCGAACAGAGCTCTTCGAATCTCTGTCGAAAGTGGAGGTTGTCATGGATTCCAGTACGTCTTCAAGTTGACGGATACCGGTGAGTACAATGCCGAAGACGGAGGAGATACATTATTTATTCGAGGTGGTGCAAAGGTGTTGATTGACAAAACTTCGTTGGAGATTCTAAGGGATTCCAAGGTGGATTATGTTCACGAATTGATTGGCTCTCAGTTTAAGGTGGTGGATAGTCCTTATTCAAAGAGCAGTTGTGGTTGTGGATCCAGTTTCGATATTGATTTCGACAAGTTAGAGGCTGCAGGAAGCAGCTAA
- a CDS encoding uncharacterized protein (EggNog:ENOG41), whose product MSRIFLNQNYRLFKVRPLPKVLDEQLPDSDSYVSSIVDTLCNDEYGDNPFLTDLKRQLASTILTNEMYKTENLTAAASSLIPLNSRLYSNGRSTNDKLNIVEILHNLRLRKKINHVIYDQVKIKVGHLRFQFLDLIPVQIFIFIEIEPTEVLLLTKALPKMQNVIAHYLVNQLGCLFEPLKLSDEFLRSTVDTSVKLANRHEDIGGMELMFSSIQTKGNALNSIALNVESQDIAKFMDRKGFMHNICEYMQTETSIDFSQLALTRLRSELFLLGADGRLRLSSLLSFRSDPEKFADDRPTIWALLMLLYRQ is encoded by the coding sequence ATGTCGAGAATATTTCTCAACCAGAATTACCGCCTATTCAAGGTGAGGCCACTACCAAAAGTTCTCGACGAACAGTTGCCGGATTCGGACTCTTATGTGTCCTCGATAGTCGACACCCTCTGCAATGACGAATACGGAGATAACCCATTTTTAACAGATCTCAAACGTCAATTGGCCAGTACCATTTTGACTAATGAAATGTACAAGACGGAAAATTTAACAGCAGcggcttcttctttgattcctCTCAATTCCAGACTCTACTCAAACGGCCGGTCTACCAACGACAAGTTGAATATAGTAGAGATCCTGCATAATCTAAGACTcaggaagaaaatcaatCACGTGATATATGATCAGGTGAAAATTAAAGTTGGACACCTTCGATTTCaattcttggatttgattCCTGTTCAAatctttatctttattgAGATAGAACCTACAGAAGTGTTACTATTGACCAAGGCTCTGCCAAAGATGCAGAACGTGATTGCACATTACCTAGTGAATCAGCTAGGATGCCTATTTGAGCCGTTGAAGCTGAGTGACGAATTTTTGCGGTCTACTGTGGATACGTCAGTGAAACTGGCCAATCGTCACGAAGATATTGGTGGAATGGAGTTAATGTTTTCCTCGATACAAACTAAAGGAAATGCATTGAACTCGATTGCACTTAATGTCGAGTCACAGGACATAGCGAAGTTTATGGACAGAAAAGGATTTATGCATAATATATGCGAGTATATGCAGACAGAAACATCAATCGACTTTTCTCAATTGGCTCTTACAAGGCTTCGAAGCgaactgtttcttcttggagCAGACGGCAGATTGCGGCTGTCTAGTTTGCTCAGCTTTCGATCCGATCCAGAAAAATTTGCAGATGACCGGCCCACAATATGGGCTCTCTTAATGCTATTGTATAGACAGTAG
- a CDS encoding uncharacterized protein (EggNog:ENOG41), producing MSTIMHGAAGAAKATGRATKSVAKGGYNTYKAHQNPAQNNQTSYYNKSERDSNEDPVPLRSLQDPHTFPAPPKHRDIGEGSQVPQGHPGSFQPQQFQQPQQPQQYQPPQQPQQPQQPSYQPQQPQQFQQPYYQSPQQPQQQPYQPQQPQQPYQPQQPQQQPYQPQQPQQPQQPYQPQQPQQQPYQPQQPQQPQQPYQPQQPQQPYQPQQPQQPYQPQQPQQPYQSQSQQPYQPQSQQTQPQPQPQPPALQPRPSYEPAQWSQVPQLPTANSYQRLPAQLSVQPPQPQSMSSYEQPPQQLPSRPPSYSSVGISPPPRTPSIPSDQLSYTNPYYKPTQPVQPVQPVQPVQPVQPVQPVQPVQPLQPVQPVQPVQPVQPVQPAQPVQPAQPNQPLFDPRTPSSPPNKFHEVIEEPKFKTGLMDFDISKFGAPPPKAYRNVDEERHMRHLEEEKIRQEQIRRDAMERAHESLGIAQKTAQNQYYQPHSFQSSSISPSSSGPAAPSVAPDASRLEPPLKPPRRASSVISASSTLSPRSSHPLLQPSAPSSAYTDTKHPVIAAVAVPVASKPVPPLGPRPSVSPYSPSSDDLERQAAGKKKRSPPPKPAKKPSLKNFHSPSPITVSAPATSAKGSHIKELQARLGNLNLDQ from the exons ATGTCAAC TATAATGCATGGTGCCGCGGGTGCTGCGAAGGCCACCGGGAGAGCGACGAAATCGGTGGCAAAGGGTGGCTATAACACATACAAAGCACACCAAAATCCGGCTCAAAACAATCAAACTAGTTACTATAACAAGAGTGAGCGGGACTCCAACGAGGATCCTGTTCCCCTTCGGTCTCTGCAGGATCCTCACACCTTTCCTGCACCACCTAAGCATCGTGATATTGGTGAAGGGTCGCAGGTTCCACAGGGTCATCCAGGGTCCTTCCAGCCTCAGCAGTTtcaacagcctcaacaGCCTCAGCAATATCAGCCGCCACAACAGCCTCAACAACCTCAACAGCCTTCTTATCAACCTCAGCAGCCTCAACAGTTTCAACAGCCTTATTATCAATCTCCTCAGCAGCCTCAACAGCAACCCTATCAACCCCAGCAGCCTCAACAACCTTACCAACCCCAGCAGCCTCAACAGCAACCCTATCAGCCtcaacagcctcaacagcctcaacaACCTTACCAACCCCAGCAGCCTCAACAGCAACCCTATCAGCCtcaacagcctcaacagcctcaacaACCTTACCAACCCCAGCAGCCTCAACAGCCCTATCAACCCCAGCAACCTCAACAACCTTACCAACCTCAGCAACCTCAACAACCCTACCAATCCCAGTCTCAACAACCTTACCAACCTCAGTCTCAACAGACTCAACCTCAACCTCAACCTCAACCTCCCGCTTTACAGCCTCGGCCTTCTTATGAACCAGCACAATGGTCGCAAGTTCCTCAGCTACCGACAGCGAACTCTTACCAAAGACTACCCGCTCAACTCTCTGTTCAGCCTCCTCAACCTCAATCAATGTCTTCTTATGAACAGCCGCCTCAACAGCTTCCTTCCCGTCCACCTTCTTACTCTTCAGTTGGTATTTCTCCACCTCCTCGAACACCCTCCATTCCGTCTGATCAACTAAGTTATACTAATCCTTATTATAAGCCTACTCAACCTGTTCAACCTGTTCAACCTGTTCAACCTGTTCAACCTGTTCAACCTGTTCAACCTGTTCAACCTGttcaacctcttcaacCTGTTCAACCTGTTCAACCTGTTCAACCTGTTCAACCTGTTCAACCTGCTCAGCCTGTTCAACCTGCTCAGCCTAATCAACCTCTGTTTGATCCAAGAACcccatcttctcctccaaacAAATTTCATGAGGTGattgaagaaccaaaaTTCAAAACAGGCCTTATGGACTTTGATATCTCCAAGTTCGGAgctcctcctccaaaggCATATCGAAATGTTGACGAAGAGAGACATATGAGACATttagaggaggaaaagattCGTCAAGAGCAGATCAGAAGGGATGCCATGGAGAGGGCCCATGAATCTCTTGGTATTGCACAGAAAACTGCTCAGAATCAGTACTATCAGCCCCACTCTTTCCAGTCATCATCGATATCACCCTCCTCATCTGGACCTGCTGCTCCGTCTGTGGCGCCAGATGCTTCTCGCCTTGAACCACCTTTAAAGCCTCCTCGTAGAGCATCCTCTGTGATTTCAGCTTCTTCGACGTTATCCCCAAgatcttctcatcctcTATTACAGCCGTCTGCCCCTTCTTCCGCTTATACTGATACTAAGCACCCAGTTATTGCTGCAGTGGCTGTCCCAGTTGCTTCCAAACCAGTGCCTCCTCTTGGTCCAAGACCGTCGGTGTCTCCTTATTCCCCTTCATCCGACGACCTCGAAAGACAGGCAGCAGGCAAAAAGAAACGGTCTCCACCTCCAAAACCTGCAAAAAAGCCCTCGTTGAAGAACTTCCATTCCCCTTCTCCAATTACGGTGTCTGCACCTGCCACCTCGGCCAAAGGAAGTCATATCAAAGAGCTTCAAGCCCGTTTGGGGAATCTCAACTTAGACCAATAA